Below is a genomic region from Ketogulonicigenium vulgare WSH-001.
TTGCCATGCCCGCCGCCGCCGATCTGGCCGAAATCCGCGAACGCGGTGTGATCCGTATCGCCGTGGCGATGGGTATCCCGCAATATTCCTATATCGACAGCAATATGCAGCCCGCCGGCTCGGATGTGGAAACCGCCCGTATGCTGGCCGAGGATCTGGGTGTCGCGCTGGAGCTGGTCGAGATTACCAACGCCGCCCGCGTGCCGACCATTCAGACCGACAAGGCCGATCTGGTCGTCTCGGCGCTGGGCATTACGGATGAGCGTCGCCAGGCGATCGACTTCTCGGTGCCCTATGCCACGCTGGCACTGGTTGTGGCCGCGCCTGCCGATATCGACATCAGCGATTATGCCGATCTGACCGGCAAGCGCATCGCGCTGACCCGCGCCACCACCAACGATCAGGATATCACTGCCAACACCACCGGCGCCGAAATCCTGCGGTTCGAGGATGACGCCACGCTGATCACGTCGGTCATTTCGGGTCAGGTGGATATCATCTCGAGCCAGTCCGCCGTCATCGGCGGCATCAACGAGCGTCGCCGTGGCGGCCCGCTCGAGATCAAATTCATCCAGCGCGAGACCAACCTTGGCATTGGTCTGGCCAAGGGTAACCCCGAACTGCTGGCCTGGGTCGATGAATGGGTTGTCACCAACTTTGACAACGGTCGCCTGCGCGAGGTGTTCACCACCTATCAGCACCGCGATCTGCCCGACGATCTGACCTCGCGCTGATCTCACTTGGGGGCGCGGCTTTGCGCCCCCACTCTCCCTTTTTCAACGGATATTCGCGATGAAAGCGGTCTTTTACACCGGTGATAAGTCTTTTGAGCTGCGCGAGATTGCGCGCCCAGATCCCGCCGCGGGCGAGGTCGAGATCGCCGTCGCCTATAATGGCATTTGCGGCACCGATCTGCATGCCTATCACGGCGCGATGGATGCGCGGATCGGCCATAACCGCGTGCTGGGCCATGAAATGTCGGGCCGCGTCGCGCGCCTTGGCGCGGGTGTGACGGGTCTGGCTGTTGGGCAGCCCGTCGTGATCCGCCCGCTGAAACCCTGCGGTGATTGTCCCGCGTGCAATGCGGGGCTTTCGCATATCTGCCACAAGCTGAAATTTCTTGGCCTCGATACCGATGGCGCTTTGCAGGATTACTGGTCGGTGCCTGCCTATGCGGTGCATCCGCTGCCCGAAACCGTGCCGCTGGACCACGCCGCGCTGGCCGAGCCGGTCGCCGTGGCGGCCCATGATGTGCGCCGCAGCCGCCTTGCTGCGGGCGAGTTTGCGCTGGTCATCGGTGGCGGCCCCATTGGTCTGCTGATCGCCATGGTGGCGCGCCACGCGGGCGCGCGTGTGCTCATCTCCGAGGTGAACCCGCTGCGGATCGGCATCGCGCAAGAGATGGGCTTTGACGTCGTGAACCCGCGCGAGGCAAATGTCATCGACACCGTGAACGCCGCTACCGGGCAAAAGGGCGCGGATGTGGTATTCGAAGTGTCGGGCACGGTGGCTGGGGTCGAGTTGATGACCGATGTCGCCGCATCGCGCGGGCGGATCTGTATGGTGGCCATCCACACGACCCGCCCCCAGGTCGACCTGTTCCGCTTTTTCTGGCGCGAGCTAGAGCTGATCGGCGCCCGCGTTTACGAGGCCGAGGATTTCGACACCGCCATCGACCTGATTGCGACCGGCGTCGTCGATGCGGGCCGCATGATCACCGATGTGCAGGACCTCTCGCAAGTCGGCGCAGCTTTTGCGGCGCTGGACGGCAATGCGAAGGCCATGAAAAGCCTGATCCGCATCAGCGGCTAGGCGGCCACGCGGGAACAGGCGGGTGGTGTGGCGCGCACAAGCGGGGACCGCACCATTCCATGACAGCGCCCGCAGACGCAAAGCGCGATCCGTTCCCCGCGGGCGGGTCGCGTTTTAGATTGATTTGGCCATATTGATGCCCGTCACGCGAAAGCCGCCCCGCTCATAGACATGTTTGGCGCGCGCATTGTCGCCCGCAACGCGTAGCTTGATCTGTTTAAAGCCTAGCGCGGCCATATCATCCTCGAAACGGGCGAGGGCGGCTTTGCCAAGGCCACGGCCCTGAAACGCGGGCAGGATGCCGAAATCGTAAATGAATACGGATTGGGCCTCGGTGTCTGGCTTGCACCACAGATAGCCGACGTGATCCTCGCCCTTAGCCGTGCGGTCAAAGATACAAAACAGGATATGTCCCGCGGTCTGCGGGCCGTGCGGCAGGCTATGGGCAATCTCGCGCTGGGCCTGCGCGGCCGCATCCACAAGGGTCAGCCCATAATTCGCCGCGATCTCGGCGGCGTAATCCGGGATGAAGTAATCCAGATAGGCTTGATACTCGGGTTCAAGCATTTTGCGCAGTGATATCATTTTGGCGGTCCCTAACTGGCGGCGTGTGATTCCCGAATAATGTGCAGGATGAAGGATCGCCGCAGCTTTCCAAGGCTTTGATCCGCAAAAGAATAAGGGCCTAGACATCGCTGTCTAAGCCCTTGAATTCTTTGGTGAGCCGGCTGGGGGTCGAACCCAGGACCTACTGATTAAAAGTCAGTTGCTCTACCAACTGAGCTACCGGCTCTCCGTGTTGGGGCTAATAGGGGGAGTGCGCGGGGGGGTCAACCCATGAAATGCATGTTACCATGCGGCAGCTATGGATTTACCACGTAAAACGCACTAGATGACGCGAATGCAAAGCAATTCGGATACCGGCCTGCCGTTCATGAAGATGCACGGGTTGGGCAATGACTTCGTTGTCATGGATGAGCGGGGCCTTCCCCCGCGCGTCACGCCCGCGCTTGTCGCGGCCTTGGCGGATCGCAATCGCGGGGTCGGCTTCGACCAGATGGCGATTATCACCGATGGCGGCAATGCCGACCTGCATCTGACCTTCTTTAATGCCGATGGCAGCCCGTCGGCGGCTTGCGGCAATGCCACGCGCTGCATTGCCCGCTATGAGATGGATCGCACCGGCAAGACCAGCCTGACCATCACCACCGATCGCGGTGTCCTTTTGGCGCGCGAGGAAGGCAACGGCCTCACCTCGGTCAATATGGGGCATCCGATGACCGACTGGGACGAGATCCCGCTGGCCGAGGATGTGGACACGCTTGCGCTGCCGATCCTAGGCGCGCCGACTGCGACCAGCATGGGCAATCCGCATTGCACCTTTTTTGTCGATGATGTGATGGCCATTGATCTGGCCGCCATCGGCCCCACCATCGAACACCACCCGCTGTTCCCCGAGCGCACCAATGTGCAATTCGCGCAAGTCATTGGCGAGGATCGCATCCGTATGCGCGTGTGGGAGCGCGGCACCGGGATCACGCTGGCCTCTGGATCGTCGTCCTGTGCGACGGCGGTGGCGGCTTACCGTCGTGGCCTGACGCGGGCCAAGGTGGAAATCGTGTTGGACGGCGGCAGCCTGCAGGTCGAATGGCGCGATGATGGGGTCTGGATGACGGGGCCAACGATGCACGCCTTTAACGGCGTGCTGACGCAGCAATTTCTGGATAGCCTGTAATGGATCAGAACGCGCCGATTTTTGCGACACTCGGCTGTCGCCTAAATGCCTATGAAACCGAGGCGATGAAGGATCTGGCCGCCCGCGCGGGCGTGTCCGGCGCCGTCGTGGTGAATACCTGCGCCGTCACATCCGAGGCCGTGCGCAAGGCCCGCCAAGAGATCCGCAAGCTACGGCGCGAGCATCCCGACAAAAAGATCATCGTCACCGGCTGCGCCGCCCAGACCGAGCCCGAGACCTTTACCGCCATGGGCGAGGTCGATTTCGTCATCGGCAACACTGAAAAGATGAAGCCCGAGACTTGGGCCGCGATGGCACCCGATCTGATTGGCCGCACCGAACCCGTGCAGGTCGATGATATCATGTCGGTCAAGGAAACCGCCGGTCACCTGATCGACGGCTTTGGCACGCGCGCCCGCGCCTATGTGCAGGTGCAAAACGGCTGTGACCACCGCTGCACGTTCTGCATCATCCCCTATGGCCGCGGTAATTCCCGTTCGGTGCCTGCGGGCGTCGTCGTCGATCAGATCAAGCGTCTGGTGGATCGCGGCTATAACGAGGTGGTGCTGACCGGTGTCGATCTGACCTCGTGGGGCGCTGATCTGCCTGCGACGCCGCGCCTTGGCGATCTGGTCATGCGGATTCTAAAGCTGGTGCCGGATCTGCCGCGCCTGCGCATTTCATCTATCGATTCGATCGAGGCGGATGAGATGCTGATGCAGGCCATCGCGACCGAACAGCGCCTGATGCCGCATCTGCATTTGTCGTTGCAGGCGGGCGATAATATGATCCTGAAACGGATGAAGCGCCGCCACATGCGCGAAGACGCCATCCGCTTTTGTGAAGAGGCGCGCGTTTTGCGCCCCGACATGACCTTTGGCGCCGATATCATCGCCGGCTTTCCGACCGAGACCGAGGCGATGTTCGAAAATTCGCTAAAGCTGGTGCAAGATTGTGGCCTGACATGGCTGCATGTCTTCCCCTATAGCCCGCGCAAGGGCACGCCCGCCGCGCGGATGCCGCAGGTGAACGGCAATGCCATCCGCGAACGTGCCGCGCGTCTGCGCGTGGCGGGCGATGCGCAGGTGGCAGTGCATCTGGCGCAGCAACAGGGCGTGCAGCATCGTGTGTTGATGGAAAACGCCCGTATGGGCCGCACCGCGCAATTCACCGAGGTCATTTTCGACAGTGATCAGCCCGAGGGGCAGATCGTGAATGCTGAGGTCATGGGCATCGCGGGCAATCAATTGACGGCCCGCGCGCTGTAATCAGGCCTGATCGCGTTTCAGATCCCAGATCATGATCGCGAAAATCACCATGCCAACCGCATACATGATGGCGGCGACATAACCGGTCGAGGGCAGGCCCCAGCCGGCCGCCAGCGCCATGCCCGCAAACAGCGGCCCCAGCGCGTTGGCCATATTGAACGAGGCATGGTTCATCGCCGCGGCCAGCGTCTGCGCATCGCCCGCGACATTCATCAGCCAGGTCTGCATGACGGTCGAGAAGGACGAGAAAGCGCCGATCAGGAACAGCACCAGCACCACCGACCAGATATTGCCTGTCGCACTGGGATAGATCAGTTGCAGCACAAAAGACGCGCCAAGGATGGTCCATCCCGTACCGATCAGCGATTTATCGGCCAGCTTGCCGATGACCAGCGTGCCCAGCGTCATGCCGATTCCCATCAACGCAAAGACCAGCGGCACCATGCGCTCGGGCATCTGGGTGACTTCGACCAGCGTCGAGGCCGCATAGGTATAGGTCGCAAAATACCCGCCAAAGCCGACAGCACCACTGAGGAGCGCCAGCAGGACCTTGCGGTTTTTCAGTGCCGATAGCTCGCTCAGGGGGTTCGCGGCTTTGTTCGGCTTGTCCTGCGGCGCAAGCGACAGGATCAGCACAGCCGTCAACAGCGCCAGCGCGCCCACGATCGCGATACCCCAGCGCCAGCCGATGGTTTGGCCCATCAGGTTCGCAGCCGGCACACCGACCACCGTCGCGACGGTCAGGCCGGTAATCACCAGCGAAATCGCGAAAGAGCGTTTCTCATAGGGCACCAGTGACGCCGCCAGCAGCATCGCGACGCCAAAATACGCGCCATGGGGCAGGCCCGCGAAAAACCGCGCGACGATCATCAGTTGATAGGTTGGCGCCACGGATGCTGCTAGGTTCGCAATGGCATAAAACGCCATCAGCGCGACCAACAGGATGCGCTTTGACATTTGCGCGCCCAGCACGGCCAAAATCGGCGCGCCGATCACGACGCCAAGCGCATAAGAGCTGATCGCATGCGAAGCCTCGGCCTCGGAGATGCCAAAGTTCAGCGCGTAATAGGGCAGCAGGCTCATGGCGGCGAATTCGGCAGTGCCGATGGAAAAGCCGCCCATCGCAAGGGCAAAGATAATGATTCCGACCGGCACTTTACGGCCGGCAACTAATGTTGCGCTCAAGGCGGTCCTCATGGATGAAATGCGTGAAATGGACCGCCAGCAGCAGCCTTGCCCCCGTGATCTTGCAATCAGGGGGCAGGTGCAAGCGTAAATGTGTCGCAGATATTCCGCGTTAAGCGCGCCGTTCCAGCAGGGCAACACCCAGTGCAGACAGCACTTTATTGGCGATATCATTCGCGTTCAGACCTGCGACATCATACATGTCGCGGGGGTTGGCCTGATCGATAAAGATATCCGGCAGCACCATCGAGCGGAATTTCAATCCGTGATCGAACACGCCAGCCTCGGCCAAAAGCTGGGCGACATGGCTGCCAAATCCGCCAATTGCACCCTCTTCGATGGTGATCAGAACCTCGTGCTCGCGCGCAAGGCGCAGGATCATGTCGCGGTCGAGCGGTTTGGCAAAGCGGGCATCGGCGATGGTGGGGGTGATGCCGCGGGCCGATAGCAGCTCGGCGGCGGCCTCAGCCTCGGACAGGCGGGTGCCAAATGACAAGATCGCGACGCGCGCGCCGGCCTGCGTGATGCGGCCCTTGCCGATTTCCAGCGGCTGGGCGTCGGCGGGGATCTCGACGCCCACACCTTCGCCGCGCGGAAAGCGGAAGGCGATGGGGCCGTCGTTATGTTGCGCGGCGGTTGCGACCATACGCACCAGTTCCGCCTCGTCGGCGGCGGCCATGACGACCATGCCGGGCAGGTTCGCCATAAAGGCGATGTCAAACGCCCCCGCATGGGTCGCGCCATCGGCGCCCACTAAACCCGCACGGTCGATCGCGAACCGCACCGGCAGGCGCTGGATCGCGACATCATGCACGACCTGATCATAGCCGCGCTGCAAGAACGTCGAATAGAGCGCGCAGAACGGTTTCATTCCGCCCGCCGCAAGACCGGCAGCAAAGGTCACCGCATGTTGTTCGGCGATGCCCACGTCGAAACAGCGATCCGCAAAGCGCACCATGAATTTATCAAGGCCGGTTCCATCGGGCATGGCGGCGGTGATCGCGACGATGCGGCTGTCTTTTTCCGCCTGCTCGATCAGCGCATTGGCAAAGACCGAAGTATAGCTGGGCGCATTCGATTTGACCTTGGCTTGCTCGCCCGTGACCACATCGAATTTGCCGACGCCGTGACCCTTGTCGCGGGCCGCTTCGGCGGGGGCATAGCCCTTGCCCTTTTGCGTGATCGCATGGATCAGTACGGGGCCGGTGGCGCGGTCATGGACGGTACGCAGCACGGCCAGCAGTTGTTCCATATCGTGCCCGTCGATGGGACCAAGATAGGAAAAGCCGAGCTCCTCGAACATCGTACCGCCGACGGTCATGTGTTTGAGCATTTCCTTGGCGCGTTTCGCGCCTTCGCGCAGCGGCTCGGGCAGCATGTTCACTGCGCCCTTGGCGGCGGCTTTCAGATCCTGGAACGGCCCGCCCGCGTAAAGGCGCGACAGATAGCTGGACAGCGCGCCCACCGGCGGGGCGATCGACATCTCGTTATCGTTCAGGATGACGAACATGCGCTTTTTCAGATCGCCCGCGTTGTTCATCGCCTCGAATGCCATGCCGGCACTCATCGAGCCGTCGCCGATAATGGCAATCGTGTCGCCAATCGCGCCCTCGGGCGTCGCGCCGCCCAGATCGCGCGCCACGGCAAAGCCAAGTGCGGCGGAAATCGAGGTCGAGCTATGCGCCGCCCCAAACGGGTCATAGGGCGATTCGCTGCGTTTAGTGAAACCCGACAGCCCGTCCTTTTGCCGCAAGGTGCGGATGCGGTCGCGCCGCCCGGTCAGGATCTTGTGTGGATAAGATTGGTGGCTGACATCCCAGATGATCTTGTCGCGCGGCGCATCAAACACCGCATGGAGGGCAACGGTCAGCTCGACCACGCCAAGGCCCGCGCCCAAATGCCCGCCGGTTTCGCTGACGGCAGAAATCGTCTCGGCCCTGAGTTCACCCGCCAGACGCACAAGATCGGCGTCCGAAAGGCGCTTCAAATCGGCGGGGGAGGACACGCGGTCCAGCAGCGGGGTCGATGGGCGGGGGATATCGGTCATGGGCCTAGCCTGTCAGTTCTGCCGCGTGATGACAAATTGCGCGGTCTCGCGCAATGTCGCAGCGGTGGCGCCATAGGGGATCAACGCCGCGTCGGCGGTTTGCAGCAGGGCCAGCGCCTGATCCTTGGCGCCTTGCAGCCCCAGCAGCGAGACAAAGGTCGCCTTGCCAGCGGCGGCATCTTTTTGCACGGCTTTGCCCATTGTGGCAGCACTTCCCTCGACATCCAGAATGTCGTCGGTGATCTGAAAGGCAAGGCCGATGGCATCGCCAAAGGCGCGCAATGGGGCAGCATCCGCGCCCGCCATTACCGCGCCTGCGCTGGCCGACCATGTGATCAATGCGCCGGTCTTGCCACGTTGCAGTGCGATGATCTGGTCAAGGGACAGGGGCCGCGCCGCGGTTTCAGCGGCGATATCCGCCTCTTGCCCGCCGACCATGCCGTGGATGCCCGCCGCACGCGCGAAACCTGCCAGCAGCGTGACGCGGGCGCTATCGGGCAGAGCCGCCGTTGCGATCAGTTCAAACCCCAGGCTTTGCAGCGCATCCCCCGCCAGCAGCGCGGTGGCCTCGTCCCATTGGCGGTGAACGGTGGGGCGGCCCCGGCGCAGATCGTCGTCATCCATCGCAGGCATGTCGTCATGGACCAGCGAATAGGCGTGGACAGCCTCGACCGCCGCAGCGACGGGCAGGGCATCGGCGTAAGCGATCCCGTGCAGGCGCGCCGATTCCAGCACCAGAAACCCGCGCAGCCCCTTGCCGCCGGTGCAGGCATAGATCATCGCGCTGGCGACGGGGCTTGCGGCGGCAAGCGGCGACAGATGTGCGGCGATCAGCGCCTGCACATCAGCCGCCGCCGCCGCCATGCGCGTGGAGAGGGATTGCATGGATTACGCCTCGAACGGCTGCAGCCCTGCGGGTTGGCCGTTTTCGCCGATCGTGATGCGGGCGATTTTTTCCTGCGCCTCGTTCAGCTTGGCGGTGCAGCGGGCGCGCAGCTCGGCCCCGCGTTGATAGCGGCTGATCGATTCTTCCAGCGGTACGTCACCGCGTTCAAGCTGGGCCACGATCTGTTCCAGCTCGGCCAAGGCTTCCTCGAAGGACAGATCCGCAACGGGTTTTTGTGTCATGGGACGGCTCCTTATACTGCGCTTGGCCTAGTCCAGTTTGCGCGCTTCGTCCACCAGCATCACGGGAATGCCATCGCGGATGGGAAAGGCCAAACCCGCCGCGCGCGAGATCAGCTCGCCCCGCTCGCGGTCATAGGTCAGGGTGGTTTGCGTCTGCGGGCATACCAGCGCCTCGAGCATACGCGGGTCGAACAGGCGGGGGGCAGGGGTTGTCATTGCATGATCTCGTCATCATCGGCGGCATCATCGCCGCCGCGTTGCAGGGCAAATTCCAAAAGGGTGATCAGCGTCTCGCGCCGCTCGGGCAGATGCGGGGTTTCCAGCAGCGCCTGTTTGTCGCCAGCAGGCAACGGGCACAGCACCGACAGCACATTGATCAGCAGCTCGTCCGGGACGGATTTCAGGTTCTGCCAATCATGCGGCAGCCCGCGCGCGGCAAAGAACCGTGCCAGCAGGGCGAACAGCGCGGCACGATCCAGATAGGGGTCGGTCTCGGCCATGCGGTTGCGGTCATGGGCAAAGCCGTCCCAGCTGACCTCGGCCTGCCGCCATGGGGTCGAGACGATCAGCTCGGACGTCAGGCGAAAGCGCGAGACCCCCGCCAGTGTCAAATCCATGCGGCCATCGGGGCGCTCGGCAAAGCCGACGATTCGCCCGACACAGCCGATGCGGTGCAGGCGCGCCCCCTCGTTCGGCGCAAGGGGTTGGATCATGCCGATCAGACGATGGGGGCTGGTCAGCACCTCGTCCACCATCGCCAGATAGCGCGGCTCGAATATATGCAGCGGCAGATGGGCGCGCGGCAACAGCAGCGCGCCAAACAGCGGGAATAGCGCGATGCGCTCGGGCAGCTGCGCGGGCAGCCGGTCGGGCGCGGCCTCGGCCATTACGCGAAAATCAACGATGACAGGCGACGGCGGCCTGCCAAAGCGATCGGGTCTTTCGGGGGCAGGGCGTCAAAGATGGTGAACAGCTGCGCTTTCGCGGCGCCATCGTTCCATTCGCGATCCTTGCGGAACAGATCCAGCAGGCTATCGACCGCGCCCTGCACATCGCCACTGGCATGCAGCGCAGTGGCAAGGTCAAACAGCGCTTGCAGGTTCGCGGGATCGGCGGCGACAGCCGCGCGCAGATCATCGACCGGACCCGCGCTGGCGGCCTGACGGGCTAGTTCCAGACGGGCGCGCACGGCCTCAAGCTCGGGCGATTTCGCGATGACGGCGGGGGCGCCGTTCAGTACCGCCTCGGCGCCGTCCAGATCGTTTTGCGCAAGGGCGGCGCTGACAAGACCGGCATAGGCGCGGGCATTTTCCGGCTCTTCTTGGCTGACAGCATTGTAGATTTCAGTCGCATCGGCAAAGGCGCCTTGCTCCATCATCTCATCGGCCGCATCGAGCGCGGCGCCAAGGCCGTCGTCACCCGCAAGGGCGGAGAGCTTGTTCACGAATTCATCGACCTGCGAGGGCGGGATCGCGCCTTGGAACCCATCCACCGGCTGGCCTTGCCAGAACGCATAGACCGTCGGGATGGATTGCACGCGCAGTTGCGCGGCGAATTGCGGCTGCTTGTCGACGTCGATCTTGACCAGACGCACCTTGCCACCGGCCTTTTTCACCGCAGCTTCCAGTGCCGGGCCCAGCGTTTTACACGGGCCGCACCACGTCGCCCAGAAATCGACGATCACCGGTACCTGCTGCGAGGCCGCAATCACATCATCCATGAAACCGGCATCTGTGCCGTCGATGATAATGTCTTTGGTGTTCAGATCGGCTGTCAGATCCATGTCATGCCCCCATACGCTTTGCGCCTAATATGGTGCTAAGGCGCGAAAGGCCAAGGGGCAAGGGGGCGATCATCGCGCAACGTCGCCATCGCATGGCCCGCGTTTTGCTGTTGACGGCAGTTTATGCTATTTCTATGACAGCCCTTGTGGGGCCGTTAGCTCAGCCGGTAGAGCAAGTGACTCTTAATCACTAGGTCGTTGGTTCGAACCCAACACGGCTCACCACTTTCCCTTTCTACCGCTGAACAGAATGCTTGCATTCCTGCATCTTTTTGCAGGTTTTGCGCGCCGTTCAGTGCTGCGCCCTTGTCCTGTTAACCTATGCACGTGATAGTTTATTACCAAACGACGTGCCCAAACGTATTTACAAGGTTCATTCATTTCAAAGCGGCTCGTTGACCGCTGCGCTTGCCCGGGCTTTATCCCATGGGGTCGGCGCTGATTTAAGGGAAGACGCTACAATGGTGGCGAATGCACCGCATGACCAGCAGCCTGCCCTGACGGTTGAGGAGCAAGACTTGCATCCGCAGCGCGCCAGCCTGTCGCCCTTTCCATCCGAGATGGAATTCATCCGCTATGCTTTGGATAGCGCGGCCATCGTCGCGATGACCGATGTGCGCGGCACAATTACCTTTGTGAACAGCAAGTTCTGCGAGATCAGCGGCTATTCCCGCGACGAGCTGATCGGCGCCAATCACCGTATTTTGAATTCTGGCATCCACAGTACCGATTTTTTCCGCAGCATGTATCGCCGCATTGCGGGTGGCGAGGTCTGGCATGGCGAGATCTGCAATCGGCGCAAGGATGG
It encodes:
- a CDS encoding transporter substrate-binding domain-containing protein — encoded protein: MKINRRIALLAMTAGMSLGLAMPAAADLAEIRERGVIRIAVAMGIPQYSYIDSNMQPAGSDVETARMLAEDLGVALELVEITNAARVPTIQTDKADLVVSALGITDERRQAIDFSVPYATLALVVAAPADIDISDYADLTGKRIALTRATTNDQDITANTTGAEILRFEDDATLITSVISGQVDIISSQSAVIGGINERRRGGPLEIKFIQRETNLGIGLAKGNPELLAWVDEWVVTNFDNGRLREVFTTYQHRDLPDDLTSR
- a CDS encoding zinc-dependent alcohol dehydrogenase encodes the protein MKAVFYTGDKSFELREIARPDPAAGEVEIAVAYNGICGTDLHAYHGAMDARIGHNRVLGHEMSGRVARLGAGVTGLAVGQPVVIRPLKPCGDCPACNAGLSHICHKLKFLGLDTDGALQDYWSVPAYAVHPLPETVPLDHAALAEPVAVAAHDVRRSRLAAGEFALVIGGGPIGLLIAMVARHAGARVLISEVNPLRIGIAQEMGFDVVNPREANVIDTVNAATGQKGADVVFEVSGTVAGVELMTDVAASRGRICMVAIHTTRPQVDLFRFFWRELELIGARVYEAEDFDTAIDLIATGVVDAGRMITDVQDLSQVGAAFAALDGNAKAMKSLIRISG
- a CDS encoding GNAT family N-acetyltransferase → MLEPEYQAYLDYFIPDYAAEIAANYGLTLVDAAAQAQREIAHSLPHGPQTAGHILFCIFDRTAKGEDHVGYLWCKPDTEAQSVFIYDFGILPAFQGRGLGKAALARFEDDMAALGFKQIKLRVAGDNARAKHVYERGGFRVTGINMAKSI
- the dapF gene encoding diaminopimelate epimerase: MTRMQSNSDTGLPFMKMHGLGNDFVVMDERGLPPRVTPALVAALADRNRGVGFDQMAIITDGGNADLHLTFFNADGSPSAACGNATRCIARYEMDRTGKTSLTITTDRGVLLAREEGNGLTSVNMGHPMTDWDEIPLAEDVDTLALPILGAPTATSMGNPHCTFFVDDVMAIDLAAIGPTIEHHPLFPERTNVQFAQVIGEDRIRMRVWERGTGITLASGSSSCATAVAAYRRGLTRAKVEIVLDGGSLQVEWRDDGVWMTGPTMHAFNGVLTQQFLDSL
- the mtaB gene encoding tRNA (N(6)-L-threonylcarbamoyladenosine(37)-C(2))-methylthiotransferase MtaB; this translates as MDQNAPIFATLGCRLNAYETEAMKDLAARAGVSGAVVVNTCAVTSEAVRKARQEIRKLRREHPDKKIIVTGCAAQTEPETFTAMGEVDFVIGNTEKMKPETWAAMAPDLIGRTEPVQVDDIMSVKETAGHLIDGFGTRARAYVQVQNGCDHRCTFCIIPYGRGNSRSVPAGVVVDQIKRLVDRGYNEVVLTGVDLTSWGADLPATPRLGDLVMRILKLVPDLPRLRISSIDSIEADEMLMQAIATEQRLMPHLHLSLQAGDNMILKRMKRRHMREDAIRFCEEARVLRPDMTFGADIIAGFPTETEAMFENSLKLVQDCGLTWLHVFPYSPRKGTPAARMPQVNGNAIRERAARLRVAGDAQVAVHLAQQQGVQHRVLMENARMGRTAQFTEVIFDSDQPEGQIVNAEVMGIAGNQLTARAL
- a CDS encoding MFS transporter — translated: MSATLVAGRKVPVGIIIFALAMGGFSIGTAEFAAMSLLPYYALNFGISEAEASHAISSYALGVVIGAPILAVLGAQMSKRILLVALMAFYAIANLAASVAPTYQLMIVARFFAGLPHGAYFGVAMLLAASLVPYEKRSFAISLVITGLTVATVVGVPAANLMGQTIGWRWGIAIVGALALLTAVLILSLAPQDKPNKAANPLSELSALKNRKVLLALLSGAVGFGGYFATYTYAASTLVEVTQMPERMVPLVFALMGIGMTLGTLVIGKLADKSLIGTGWTILGASFVLQLIYPSATGNIWSVVLVLFLIGAFSSFSTVMQTWLMNVAGDAQTLAAAMNHASFNMANALGPLFAGMALAAGWGLPSTGYVAAIMYAVGMVIFAIMIWDLKRDQA
- the dxs gene encoding 1-deoxy-D-xylulose-5-phosphate synthase — translated: MTDIPRPSTPLLDRVSSPADLKRLSDADLVRLAGELRAETISAVSETGGHLGAGLGVVELTVALHAVFDAPRDKIIWDVSHQSYPHKILTGRRDRIRTLRQKDGLSGFTKRSESPYDPFGAAHSSTSISAALGFAVARDLGGATPEGAIGDTIAIIGDGSMSAGMAFEAMNNAGDLKKRMFVILNDNEMSIAPPVGALSSYLSRLYAGGPFQDLKAAAKGAVNMLPEPLREGAKRAKEMLKHMTVGGTMFEELGFSYLGPIDGHDMEQLLAVLRTVHDRATGPVLIHAITQKGKGYAPAEAARDKGHGVGKFDVVTGEQAKVKSNAPSYTSVFANALIEQAEKDSRIVAITAAMPDGTGLDKFMVRFADRCFDVGIAEQHAVTFAAGLAAGGMKPFCALYSTFLQRGYDQVVHDVAIQRLPVRFAIDRAGLVGADGATHAGAFDIAFMANLPGMVVMAAADEAELVRMVATAAQHNDGPIAFRFPRGEGVGVEIPADAQPLEIGKGRITQAGARVAILSFGTRLSEAEAAAELLSARGITPTIADARFAKPLDRDMILRLAREHEVLITIEEGAIGGFGSHVAQLLAEAGVFDHGLKFRSMVLPDIFIDQANPRDMYDVAGLNANDIANKVLSALGVALLERRA
- a CDS encoding polyprenyl synthetase family protein — encoded protein: MQSLSTRMAAAAADVQALIAAHLSPLAAASPVASAMIYACTGGKGLRGFLVLESARLHGIAYADALPVAAAVEAVHAYSLVHDDMPAMDDDDLRRGRPTVHRQWDEATALLAGDALQSLGFELIATAALPDSARVTLLAGFARAAGIHGMVGGQEADIAAETAARPLSLDQIIALQRGKTGALITWSASAGAVMAGADAAPLRAFGDAIGLAFQITDDILDVEGSAATMGKAVQKDAAAGKATFVSLLGLQGAKDQALALLQTADAALIPYGATAATLRETAQFVITRQN
- a CDS encoding exodeoxyribonuclease VII small subunit; translation: MTQKPVADLSFEEALAELEQIVAQLERGDVPLEESISRYQRGAELRARCTAKLNEAQEKIARITIGENGQPAGLQPFEA
- a CDS encoding Trm112 family protein, producing MTTPAPRLFDPRMLEALVCPQTQTTLTYDRERGELISRAAGLAFPIRDGIPVMLVDEARKLD
- a CDS encoding LON peptidase substrate-binding domain-containing protein, which gives rise to MAEAAPDRLPAQLPERIALFPLFGALLLPRAHLPLHIFEPRYLAMVDEVLTSPHRLIGMIQPLAPNEGARLHRIGCVGRIVGFAERPDGRMDLTLAGVSRFRLTSELIVSTPWRQAEVSWDGFAHDRNRMAETDPYLDRAALFALLARFFAARGLPHDWQNLKSVPDELLINVLSVLCPLPAGDKQALLETPHLPERRETLITLLEFALQRGGDDAADDDEIMQ
- the trxA gene encoding thioredoxin, translating into MDLTADLNTKDIIIDGTDAGFMDDVIAASQQVPVIVDFWATWCGPCKTLGPALEAAVKKAGGKVRLVKIDVDKQPQFAAQLRVQSIPTVYAFWQGQPVDGFQGAIPPSQVDEFVNKLSALAGDDGLGAALDAADEMMEQGAFADATEIYNAVSQEEPENARAYAGLVSAALAQNDLDGAEAVLNGAPAVIAKSPELEAVRARLELARQAASAGPVDDLRAAVAADPANLQALFDLATALHASGDVQGAVDSLLDLFRKDREWNDGAAKAQLFTIFDALPPKDPIALAGRRRLSSLIFA